In Listeria monocytogenes, the following proteins share a genomic window:
- the mdrM gene encoding multidrug efflux MFS transporter MdrM, producing MNMKAASTSVKRNGILIVMLMGAFVTILNQTLMNVALPSIMKDFGITASQGQWLSTGFMLVNGVMIPMTAFLIERFTTRQLYLFAMITFAIGTAIGGFATDYTMLIAGRMVQAIGAGIVMPLLTVVVLNLFPMERRGRAMGLIGLAMNFAPAIGPTLSGWIVQQYDWRNLFFIIIPFAILDIVVAIFLLKNVGKRTFPKLDILGVIMSTVGFGSLLLGFSNAGDHDWLTWKVAGFIILGLVVLGIFIRYQTSNKAPLLNFRVFKYPTFALTTAISFFVVMGLFGGMLLLPIFLQTVRGFSPLESGLVLLPGALVTAILSPVTGVMFDRFGAKYLSLVGLIIMAGSTFMFTNLDESTTLTFIIIVQTIRSAGMAMVMMPLQTAALNSLPLKLASHGSAMFNTMRQVAGSIGTAALITVMSKSAASFATKLGPADVIGKTKTDIANHVLIHGIETAFLVAGILSVVACVLALFIQKNRSAMDPIVTKTEEA from the coding sequence TTGAATATGAAAGCAGCAAGTACATCAGTGAAGCGTAATGGTATTTTGATTGTTATGCTTATGGGCGCCTTTGTTACGATTCTCAACCAAACGTTGATGAATGTCGCGCTACCAAGTATTATGAAAGATTTTGGAATTACAGCTAGTCAAGGGCAATGGTTATCGACTGGATTTATGTTAGTTAATGGTGTCATGATTCCAATGACGGCCTTTTTAATTGAACGATTTACAACGCGTCAACTTTATTTATTCGCGATGATTACCTTTGCGATTGGTACAGCGATTGGCGGATTTGCGACAGATTATACGATGCTGATTGCTGGGCGGATGGTACAAGCAATTGGCGCTGGGATTGTTATGCCACTACTGACCGTTGTTGTATTAAATTTATTCCCAATGGAACGAAGAGGGCGAGCAATGGGCTTGATTGGACTTGCCATGAACTTTGCTCCAGCGATTGGTCCGACGCTTTCAGGTTGGATTGTTCAACAATATGATTGGCGCAATTTATTCTTTATTATTATTCCATTCGCGATACTTGATATTGTCGTAGCAATTTTCTTACTTAAAAATGTCGGAAAAAGAACTTTCCCGAAACTCGATATTCTTGGAGTTATCATGTCCACCGTTGGGTTTGGTAGTTTATTACTAGGATTTAGTAATGCTGGAGATCATGATTGGTTAACTTGGAAAGTAGCTGGGTTTATTATTCTTGGACTAGTTGTATTAGGAATATTTATCCGTTATCAAACTAGCAACAAAGCACCACTACTTAACTTTAGAGTATTTAAGTATCCAACGTTTGCACTTACAACTGCAATTAGCTTCTTTGTTGTAATGGGACTTTTTGGTGGCATGTTATTACTACCAATTTTCTTGCAAACAGTTAGAGGATTTTCACCACTAGAATCGGGGCTTGTTCTCTTGCCAGGTGCACTTGTCACGGCGATACTTTCACCTGTAACTGGGGTGATGTTTGACCGTTTTGGGGCTAAATATTTATCACTTGTTGGCTTGATTATCATGGCGGGATCGACCTTCATGTTTACCAACTTGGATGAATCTACTACATTGACTTTTATTATTATTGTACAAACGATTCGTTCAGCTGGGATGGCGATGGTTATGATGCCACTGCAAACAGCAGCGCTCAACTCGCTTCCATTAAAACTAGCATCTCATGGTTCAGCAATGTTTAATACCATGCGTCAAGTTGCTGGTTCAATCGGAACAGCGGCGCTTATAACGGTTATGTCTAAAAGTGCTGCGAGTTTTGCTACTAAGCTCGGACCAGCCGATGTGATTGGTAAAACGAAAACAGATATTGCCAACCATGTCCTTATCCACGGAATTGAAACGGCCTTTTTAGTTGCCGGAATTCTTTCTGTAGTTGCTTGTGTCCTAGCACTATTTATACAAAAAAATAGAAGTGCCATGGATCCAATTGTTACTAAAACCGAAGAAGCATAA
- a CDS encoding NUDIX domain-containing protein yields MKPIYPAVKAVIVKDGKFLALKKKGVEGEVFELPGGRMNYGETHGEALFREVYEETKLQVQPFILYDTWEFFHEDFQITGVIYLVEMPEGGEIELSDEHEEYRFLPLEKESLNVIDIVFSSRMERWDFEAIKGFMRK; encoded by the coding sequence ATGAAACCTATATATCCTGCAGTGAAAGCAGTTATCGTAAAAGACGGAAAATTTTTAGCACTAAAGAAAAAAGGGGTAGAAGGAGAAGTTTTTGAACTTCCTGGAGGCCGCATGAATTACGGTGAAACACACGGGGAAGCCCTTTTTAGAGAAGTTTATGAAGAAACAAAATTACAAGTACAGCCATTTATTTTATATGATACGTGGGAATTTTTCCATGAGGATTTCCAAATTACCGGTGTTATTTATTTAGTAGAAATGCCAGAAGGTGGCGAAATTGAATTATCCGATGAACACGAAGAATATCGCTTTTTACCACTAGAAAAAGAAAGCCTAAACGTCATCGATATCGTTTTTTCTTCGCGCATGGAACGCTGGGATTTTGAAGCAATTAAAGGTTTTATGAGAAAATAG
- a CDS encoding M42 family metallopeptidase, producing MEKETLAMFKELTELQGTSGDEHRIRAFMRKELEPVSDEIIQDGLGGIFGVRHGAESGPRVLVAAHMDEVGFMVTQITENGLIRFQTIGGWNPQVLQAQRVQIMAPNGPVIGVVASVPPHLLSEAERSKPTDPKNLLIDIGADDKADAEKIGIKPGQFIVPVAEFTPLANPKKILAKAWDNRYGVGLAIELMKELKGESLPNTLFAGANVQEEVGLRGAGVSANMIKPDLFFALDASPANDTTGNKSQFGQIGQGFLLRIFDRTMIMHRGMREFLLDTAESNKIPYQYFVSPGGGTDAGKVHTSLSGIPSAVIGVPARYIHSSNSILHVDDYAAAKEMITTLIRGLDKTTYETIKNNA from the coding sequence ATGGAAAAAGAAACGTTAGCGATGTTTAAAGAATTAACGGAACTTCAAGGGACTTCGGGTGATGAACATAGAATTCGTGCTTTTATGCGAAAAGAACTTGAACCAGTTTCCGATGAAATTATCCAAGACGGCTTAGGTGGTATTTTTGGTGTGCGCCACGGAGCGGAAAGTGGTCCGCGCGTCCTTGTTGCGGCTCATATGGATGAAGTTGGCTTTATGGTAACGCAAATTACAGAAAATGGCCTAATACGTTTTCAAACAATTGGTGGTTGGAATCCGCAAGTTTTACAAGCGCAACGTGTGCAAATTATGGCGCCTAACGGTCCGGTTATCGGGGTGGTTGCTTCTGTTCCGCCGCATTTGTTGTCGGAGGCTGAGCGTAGCAAACCAACGGATCCTAAAAACTTGCTAATTGATATTGGTGCGGATGATAAAGCGGACGCGGAAAAAATCGGTATCAAACCCGGGCAATTCATTGTCCCTGTAGCTGAATTCACGCCACTTGCAAATCCGAAGAAAATTTTAGCGAAAGCATGGGATAATCGTTATGGCGTTGGTCTTGCGATTGAACTTATGAAAGAATTGAAAGGCGAATCGTTGCCAAATACACTTTTTGCTGGGGCGAATGTGCAAGAAGAAGTCGGTCTGCGCGGTGCGGGTGTAAGTGCGAACATGATTAAACCGGATTTATTCTTCGCGTTAGATGCTAGCCCTGCAAATGATACGACTGGTAACAAATCGCAATTCGGTCAAATTGGTCAAGGTTTCTTACTGCGTATTTTTGACCGGACAATGATTATGCACCGTGGTATGCGTGAATTTTTACTTGATACTGCGGAATCAAATAAAATTCCTTATCAATATTTTGTTTCGCCAGGAGGGGGAACGGATGCTGGTAAAGTGCATACATCACTTAGTGGTATTCCAAGTGCGGTAATAGGTGTTCCAGCTAGATACATTCACTCGTCTAACTCGATTTTGCATGTGGATGACTACGCTGCTGCAAAAGAAATGATTACAACGCTTATTCGCGGTTTGGATAAAACGACTTACGAAACAATTAAAAACAATGCGTAA
- a CDS encoding PepSY domain-containing protein translates to MNWKAFIAGVGAGAAAGHLVYHYLLSDKTISGDVILEKVKDAFKQEGPIEGSWIQLKKQHYKKFAIDTFVYHGGITCIREGEKKQFEFIADANTGTIIDVYLA, encoded by the coding sequence ATGAACTGGAAAGCTTTCATTGCAGGCGTTGGAGCAGGTGCAGCGGCTGGACACCTTGTTTATCATTATTTACTTAGCGATAAAACAATTTCTGGGGACGTCATCTTAGAAAAGGTAAAAGATGCATTCAAGCAAGAAGGACCAATTGAAGGTTCTTGGATTCAACTTAAAAAACAACATTACAAAAAATTCGCGATTGATACGTTTGTTTACCACGGCGGAATCACATGTATTCGTGAAGGCGAGAAGAAGCAATTCGAATTTATCGCAGACGCTAACACAGGAACAATCATTGATGTATATTTAGCATAA
- a CDS encoding thioredoxin family protein: protein MKKLESVEQFDDIKSEGKSVFMFSADWCGDCKFIEPVMPEIEAENEDFAFYHVDRDAFIDLCADLAIFGIPSFLAFEDGEEVGRFVSKDRKTKEEINDFLAAI, encoded by the coding sequence ATGAAGAAATTAGAATCAGTAGAACAATTTGACGATATTAAATCAGAAGGTAAATCCGTTTTTATGTTTAGTGCTGATTGGTGTGGCGACTGCAAATTCATCGAACCAGTAATGCCTGAAATCGAAGCGGAAAATGAGGACTTTGCCTTTTACCATGTTGACCGAGATGCATTTATTGATTTATGTGCGGATTTAGCAATCTTTGGGATTCCTAGCTTTTTAGCGTTTGAAGACGGTGAAGAAGTGGGGCGTTTTGTAAGTAAAGATAGAAAAACAAAAGAAGAAATTAATGATTTTCTAGCTGCGATATAA
- a CDS encoding phosphotransferase family protein, whose amino-acid sequence MKDNFFGREYDIAPAGGETGQAFVATHEDEKFFLKRNSSPFLAALSVENIVPKLVWTRRVENGDVITAQKWVNCHILTREEMVGPRVAKLLGKIHHSENLQHMLAKIENCYFSAEQLLTLVKVKTKDTNDLSEEITEAIHYLEQNLSAAKTTNYVVCHGDVNHNNWIISEENELFLVDWDGAMLADAANDIGMILYQYIPREDWVSWLSNYGTELTDELHRKLKWYTICQTVMQLTTDQTDEANERAKQIFQNAIEDDEV is encoded by the coding sequence ATGAAAGATAACTTTTTTGGGAGAGAATATGACATAGCCCCGGCCGGAGGGGAAACTGGCCAAGCATTCGTTGCAACACATGAAGACGAAAAATTCTTTTTAAAAAGAAATTCTTCGCCTTTTTTAGCTGCGCTTTCTGTAGAAAATATCGTTCCAAAATTAGTTTGGACGAGACGCGTAGAGAATGGAGATGTCATCACTGCTCAAAAATGGGTGAATTGCCATATTTTGACACGTGAAGAAATGGTTGGACCGCGAGTGGCAAAACTATTAGGTAAAATCCACCATTCAGAAAACTTGCAACACATGCTAGCAAAAATCGAAAATTGCTATTTCTCTGCAGAGCAGCTTTTGACTCTCGTAAAAGTAAAAACAAAAGATACTAACGATTTATCAGAAGAAATAACAGAAGCTATTCACTATTTAGAACAGAACCTCTCTGCTGCAAAGACGACTAATTATGTAGTTTGTCACGGAGATGTTAATCATAATAATTGGATTATTTCAGAGGAAAACGAACTGTTCCTTGTTGATTGGGATGGTGCGATGCTTGCTGATGCGGCGAATGATATCGGAATGATTTTATACCAATATATCCCGAGAGAAGATTGGGTAAGTTGGCTCTCTAATTACGGTACCGAATTAACCGATGAATTACATCGCAAATTAAAATGGTATACGATTTGTCAAACAGTTATGCAGCTCACAACTGACCAAACAGACGAAGCGAATGAACGAGCAAAACAAATTTTTCAAAATGCTATAGAAGATGATGAGGTGTAA
- a CDS encoding NAD(P)H-hydrate dehydratase, with protein MKKITPKAMCAWIPKREDETHKGDYGRVLIVAGNKQFGGAAIMAAEACVKSGAGLTTVASDSVNRPALQTRIPECMFIDYENISSLSEQISQFDTILIGPGLGLDAYAEEIFRLVLEKSTEQQQVIIDGDGITIYAKGENPHPAAKLTFTPHAGEWERLKVLAPDAVTPTDVALAIDATIVLKGHRTKVYSGESAWQNMYGTPAMATGGMGDTLAGTICGLMAQTEKPITGTLAAVFLHSYIGEILAKKRYVVLPTEIAEELPTYLKIFSETDEHA; from the coding sequence ATGAAAAAAATAACACCAAAAGCAATGTGCGCATGGATTCCTAAACGCGAAGATGAAACACATAAGGGTGACTATGGGCGCGTTCTGATTGTCGCTGGAAATAAACAATTTGGTGGTGCTGCTATTATGGCGGCAGAAGCTTGTGTCAAAAGTGGTGCTGGTTTAACAACCGTGGCCTCCGATAGTGTCAACCGACCTGCTCTCCAAACGAGAATACCTGAATGCATGTTTATTGATTATGAAAACATCTCAAGTCTCAGCGAACAAATCAGCCAATTTGATACGATTTTAATTGGTCCTGGACTTGGACTTGATGCCTATGCGGAAGAAATTTTTCGTTTAGTTTTAGAAAAATCAACCGAACAGCAACAAGTAATTATTGATGGTGATGGGATTACTATTTATGCAAAAGGAGAAAATCCCCATCCTGCCGCGAAACTAACTTTTACGCCTCATGCTGGAGAATGGGAAAGACTTAAAGTATTAGCACCAGATGCCGTAACACCAACTGATGTAGCGCTTGCTATCGACGCAACGATTGTTTTAAAAGGTCACCGTACAAAAGTGTATTCTGGCGAGTCCGCTTGGCAAAATATGTACGGAACACCAGCAATGGCAACAGGTGGTATGGGTGACACGCTTGCCGGTACAATTTGTGGATTAATGGCGCAAACTGAAAAGCCGATTACTGGCACTCTAGCCGCGGTCTTTCTTCACAGCTATATCGGCGAAATTTTGGCTAAAAAACGCTATGTGGTACTTCCAACCGAAATTGCCGAAGAATTACCGACTTACTTGAAAATTTTTAGTGAAACAGACGAACATGCCTAA
- a CDS encoding MBL fold metallo-hydrolase, which translates to MDSIQIGKIKIHWLRGGYTHFDGGAMFGVVPKPLWEKKYPANDKNQLANVTDPMFFQYLGKNYLIDSGLGNRRLTEKQKRNYGVTEESFVLEDLAQLSIAPEDIDYVLMTHLHFDHVLGLTGVSEEGNFYSIFPNAEIWTSKTEWEEMQHPNIRSKATYWQENWQTIAGQIHTFTKEKEFNDAIKMTHTGGHSNGHSVVWIESDGEKAIHMADIFPTFAHQNVLWVTAYDDYPMTSISAKQEIFKQTFGENYWFLSYHDARFRAVQIDGNGKIETELKIEQRN; encoded by the coding sequence GTGGATTCCATTCAAATTGGAAAAATAAAGATTCATTGGTTACGCGGAGGGTATACTCATTTTGACGGTGGCGCAATGTTTGGCGTTGTACCAAAACCATTATGGGAGAAAAAATATCCCGCAAATGACAAAAATCAATTAGCTAACGTAACCGATCCGATGTTTTTTCAGTACTTAGGGAAAAATTATTTAATTGATAGCGGGCTAGGGAACAGACGGCTTACAGAAAAACAAAAACGGAATTACGGTGTGACGGAAGAATCGTTTGTACTAGAAGATTTGGCGCAATTATCTATCGCTCCAGAAGACATTGATTATGTTTTGATGACACATTTGCACTTCGATCATGTGTTAGGTCTGACCGGTGTTTCGGAAGAGGGGAACTTTTATTCCATTTTTCCCAATGCGGAAATCTGGACTTCCAAAACAGAATGGGAGGAAATGCAACACCCAAACATTCGTTCAAAAGCAACATACTGGCAAGAAAACTGGCAAACGATAGCGGGACAAATTCATACATTTACCAAAGAAAAAGAATTCAACGATGCGATTAAAATGACGCACACAGGTGGACATAGTAATGGGCATTCAGTTGTATGGATAGAATCGGACGGAGAAAAAGCGATACATATGGCGGATATTTTCCCGACATTTGCGCATCAAAATGTGCTTTGGGTCACTGCTTATGATGATTATCCAATGACTTCTATCTCTGCCAAACAAGAAATTTTTAAGCAAACTTTTGGTGAAAATTATTGGTTTTTATCATACCATGACGCCAGATTTCGAGCAGTTCAAATTGACGGAAATGGAAAAATAGAAACCGAATTAAAAATAGAACAGCGAAATTAA
- a CDS encoding metal-sensitive transcriptional regulator has protein sequence MDSDQKKALVTRFAKIEGHVRSIKTMTEEERDLETIMQQIAAVKKAMDAAAKLIYTEQMKELIEQGETDETIIKKKIDSFIR, from the coding sequence ATGGATAGTGACCAAAAGAAGGCGCTAGTAACCCGATTTGCTAAGATAGAAGGGCATGTGCGTTCTATAAAAACGATGACGGAAGAAGAGCGTGATTTAGAAACCATTATGCAACAAATTGCGGCAGTTAAAAAAGCGATGGATGCGGCGGCAAAGTTAATCTACACGGAACAAATGAAAGAGTTAATTGAACAAGGTGAAACAGATGAAACGATAATTAAAAAGAAAATCGATAGTTTTATCCGTTAA
- the trmB gene encoding tRNA (guanosine(46)-N7)-methyltransferase TrmB, which yields MRVKHKPWAKDRLEEFPAIYIKNPEDFKGQWQEVFGNNNPIHIEIGSGKGQFISGMAKANPEINYIGIEMIESVLVSALDKAIEADVPNLRLVARDAKLLEECFEKGEVAQIYLNFSDPWPKKRHTKRRLTNPTFLTIYERLLPKAGEIHFKTDNRSLFEYSLVAFSEYNMLLTFVSLDLHNSDYEGNIKTEYEEKFSAKGFPIYRLEAKFDRN from the coding sequence ATGCGTGTAAAACATAAACCATGGGCAAAAGATAGACTAGAAGAATTTCCGGCCATTTATATCAAAAACCCAGAGGACTTCAAAGGTCAGTGGCAAGAAGTATTCGGAAATAATAATCCTATCCATATCGAAATTGGTTCCGGTAAAGGTCAATTTATTAGTGGCATGGCAAAAGCAAATCCGGAAATTAACTATATTGGTATCGAAATGATCGAAAGCGTGCTCGTTTCGGCGCTCGATAAAGCGATTGAAGCGGACGTCCCTAATTTACGATTAGTTGCTAGAGATGCTAAATTACTAGAAGAATGTTTTGAAAAAGGAGAAGTAGCACAAATTTATTTAAACTTCTCCGACCCATGGCCGAAAAAACGCCATACAAAACGTAGACTAACGAACCCAACATTCTTAACTATTTATGAGCGACTGCTACCGAAAGCGGGGGAGATTCATTTCAAAACCGATAATCGTAGTTTGTTCGAATATTCGCTGGTAGCTTTCTCAGAATACAATATGTTATTAACTTTTGTATCGCTTGACCTGCATAATAGCGATTACGAAGGGAATATCAAAACTGAATACGAAGAAAAATTTTCAGCTAAAGGATTCCCCATCTATCGTCTTGAAGCAAAATTTGATAGAAATTAA
- the dat gene encoding D-amino-acid transaminase: MKVLVNNHLVEREDATVDIEDRGYQFGDGVYEVVRLYNGKFFTYNEHIDRLYASAAKIDLVIPYSKEELRALLEKLVAENNINTGNVYLQVTRGVQNPRNHVMPDDFPLEGVLTAAAREVPRNEQQFVQGGPVITEEDVRWLRCDIKSLNLLGNILAKNKAHQQNALEAVLHRGEQVTECSASNISIIKDGVLWTHAADNLILNGITRQVIIAVAKKNGIPVKEADFTLTDLREADEVFISSTTIEITPVTHIDGVQVADGKRGPITAKLHQYFVEEIVQACGELEFAK; this comes from the coding sequence ATGAAAGTATTAGTAAATAACCATTTAGTGGAAAGAGAAGATGCCACAGTTGACATTGAAGACCGCGGATATCAGTTTGGTGATGGTGTATATGAAGTAGTTCGTCTATATAATGGAAAATTCTTCACTTATAATGAACACATTGATCGTTTATATGCGAGTGCAGCAAAAATTGATTTAGTTATTCCTTATTCTAAAGAAGAGTTACGGGCGTTACTTGAAAAATTAGTTGCCGAAAATAACATCAATACAGGGAATGTTTATTTGCAAGTAACTCGTGGTGTTCAAAACCCGCGTAATCATGTTATGCCAGATGATTTCCCGCTGGAAGGTGTTTTAACAGCAGCAGCTCGTGAAGTACCAAGAAATGAACAACAATTTGTGCAAGGTGGACCAGTAATTACAGAAGAAGATGTTCGTTGGTTACGCTGTGACATCAAGAGTTTGAATTTACTTGGAAATATTTTAGCAAAAAACAAAGCACATCAACAAAATGCGCTAGAAGCTGTTTTACACCGCGGAGAGCAAGTAACTGAGTGTTCAGCTTCCAATATTTCTATTATTAAAGACGGTGTGTTATGGACTCACGCAGCAGATAATTTAATCTTAAATGGTATTACTCGTCAAGTAATTATTGCTGTTGCGAAAAAGAATGGTATTCCGGTCAAAGAAGCTGATTTTACTTTAACAGATCTTCGTGAAGCCGATGAAGTATTCATTTCAAGCACAACAATCGAAATTACCCCAGTTACCCATATCGACGGCGTGCAAGTAGCTGACGGAAAACGCGGACCTATTACCGCAAAACTGCATCAATATTTTGTAGAAGAAATCGTTCAAGCATGTGGCGAATTAGAATTTGCAAAATAA
- a CDS encoding DUF1444 domain-containing protein yields the protein MAKMTILKMKARLEKELDAPNRQFAYNRDNDTLSVTQNGKKVTLTIPQIVANYENDGDAAVEKIVYYVEEGFRAAAGNVELKNNQANIYPVVRATSFPSKTKAGEVLLTDEHTAETKIFYAFDLGKSYRFIEEGMLEKAQLTHKEIREAAFRNLANLAIPLKKDAVNGNDFYFVRTNDGYDASRLLNEAFLREMREKITGEMVLAVPHQDVLIIGDIQDNTGYDVLAHMTMDFFADGLVPITSLPFVYNNGKLEPIFIMAKNRLKE from the coding sequence ATGGCAAAAATGACGATATTAAAAATGAAAGCACGACTAGAAAAAGAACTAGATGCACCGAATCGACAATTTGCATATAATCGTGACAACGACACACTTTCCGTTACGCAAAATGGCAAAAAAGTAACACTAACCATCCCGCAAATTGTCGCGAATTATGAAAATGATGGGGATGCGGCAGTGGAGAAGATTGTTTATTATGTCGAAGAAGGTTTTCGAGCTGCGGCAGGAAATGTGGAATTGAAAAACAATCAAGCGAACATTTATCCAGTTGTTCGTGCGACTTCTTTCCCTAGTAAAACGAAAGCGGGAGAAGTGCTATTAACGGATGAACACACGGCGGAAACAAAAATCTTTTATGCGTTTGACTTGGGTAAATCTTATCGTTTTATCGAAGAAGGTATGCTTGAAAAAGCACAACTAACGCATAAAGAAATTAGAGAAGCTGCTTTTAGGAATTTGGCGAATTTAGCTATTCCGCTAAAAAAAGATGCTGTTAATGGTAATGATTTTTATTTCGTTCGGACAAATGATGGTTACGATGCTAGTAGATTGTTGAATGAAGCGTTCCTTCGCGAAATGCGCGAGAAGATAACTGGGGAAATGGTGCTTGCGGTACCACATCAAGATGTCTTAATCATTGGCGATATTCAAGATAATACAGGATACGATGTTCTGGCGCATATGACGATGGACTTTTTCGCGGACGGGCTCGTACCAATTACCTCTTTGCCATTTGTCTATAATAATGGTAAACTTGAACCGATATTTATAATGGCAAAAAACAGATTAAAGGAGTAG
- the pepV gene encoding dipeptidase PepV gives MTEINWQKEVESRKDDFLEDLKGLLRIPSVRDDSKKTEDAPFGPDVKRALDYMIELGKKDGFTAKEVGNVAGHLEYGQGEELVGVLGHVDVVPVGDGWTNGPFEPTLRDGKLYARGVADDKGPTIAGYYALKIIKELGLPLSRRVRIIVGSDEESGMSCVERYFETEEQPTLGFVPDAEFPIIHAEKGISELDVSFKDGEASGEAAFRLLSVESGERYNMVPDHATAILEDVKDFDKVASAFKTFLANHPVEGTLEENGKSVKINIVGKSAHAMEPNNGVNAGLHLVAFLGKFKLTGAANDFVTFGRDYLFGDSRAVKLGISYEDEESGELTMNVGVIRYDVAEGGKYGLNFRYPVTANMDKLKNKMQTVVYEYNAQYTHYEDSKPLFVPKDHPLIQVLQEVYTKQTGEEATLLAIGGGTYARHMETGVAFGALFPGREDTMHQKDEFSYFDDLLKATAIYAEALYKLAK, from the coding sequence ATGACAGAAATTAATTGGCAAAAAGAAGTGGAATCACGCAAAGATGATTTCTTAGAAGATTTAAAAGGGCTTCTTCGCATTCCGAGTGTTCGCGATGACAGTAAAAAAACAGAAGATGCGCCGTTTGGACCAGACGTGAAACGCGCGCTCGACTATATGATTGAACTTGGTAAAAAAGACGGCTTCACAGCGAAAGAAGTTGGAAACGTAGCAGGACACCTTGAATATGGTCAAGGAGAAGAACTAGTTGGCGTTTTAGGCCATGTGGATGTAGTACCAGTTGGTGATGGTTGGACGAACGGACCATTCGAACCAACTTTACGCGACGGCAAATTATACGCTCGTGGGGTTGCGGACGATAAGGGCCCAACAATCGCAGGTTACTATGCACTGAAAATCATTAAAGAGCTAGGTTTACCACTTTCTCGCCGTGTTAGAATCATTGTTGGTTCTGATGAAGAGAGCGGTATGAGCTGTGTGGAACGTTATTTTGAAACAGAAGAACAACCAACACTTGGTTTTGTTCCGGATGCAGAATTCCCAATTATTCACGCAGAAAAAGGTATCTCAGAACTAGATGTATCTTTTAAAGATGGTGAAGCAAGCGGGGAAGCGGCTTTCCGTTTACTTAGCGTTGAATCAGGCGAGCGTTACAATATGGTTCCTGATCATGCGACAGCTATTTTAGAAGACGTAAAAGACTTTGATAAAGTAGCGAGTGCATTCAAAACATTCCTAGCAAATCATCCAGTAGAAGGAACACTAGAAGAAAATGGCAAGTCCGTTAAAATTAATATTGTTGGTAAATCTGCGCATGCGATGGAACCGAATAACGGAGTAAACGCTGGTCTTCATTTAGTAGCCTTCCTTGGTAAATTCAAACTAACCGGTGCTGCAAATGATTTCGTTACATTTGGTCGCGATTACCTATTCGGCGATTCCCGTGCAGTTAAATTAGGCATTAGCTATGAAGACGAAGAAAGTGGCGAGCTAACAATGAATGTTGGTGTTATTCGTTACGATGTAGCAGAAGGTGGAAAATACGGACTTAATTTCCGTTATCCAGTAACTGCTAATATGGACAAATTGAAAAATAAAATGCAAACAGTGGTTTATGAGTACAACGCGCAATACACGCATTACGAAGATTCCAAACCACTTTTCGTACCAAAAGATCATCCGCTAATTCAAGTTTTACAAGAAGTATATACAAAACAAACGGGTGAAGAAGCTACTTTACTAGCAATTGGTGGCGGAACTTATGCGCGCCATATGGAGACAGGTGTAGCGTTCGGCGCACTATTCCCAGGCCGCGAAGACACGATGCACCAAAAAGACGAATTCAGTTATTTTGATGATTTGTTAAAAGCTACAGCAATTTACGCAGAAGCACTTTACAAATTAGCGAAGTAA
- a CDS encoding MarR family winged helix-turn-helix transcriptional regulator — MDEKLVKEVIFSFREVQRKTHHVLAEEAANREITTTQLLAIRELQRESELTLGELAERMKLGKSTVSGIVDRLVKAGFLKRTRNESNRRALSLELTEKGATKAAETYHVFFNRLEPILEIGEDRLKEMLEMHQEIITILEREGARD, encoded by the coding sequence ATGGATGAAAAATTAGTGAAAGAGGTTATTTTCTCTTTTCGCGAAGTACAACGGAAAACGCATCATGTGCTTGCAGAAGAAGCAGCGAATAGGGAGATTACAACAACCCAATTACTCGCAATCAGAGAGTTACAAAGAGAATCAGAATTAACACTTGGCGAATTAGCAGAACGAATGAAGCTTGGTAAAAGTACTGTCTCTGGTATTGTAGATCGACTAGTGAAAGCGGGATTTTTGAAGCGTACAAGAAATGAAAGTAATCGCCGCGCGCTCAGCCTAGAGTTAACCGAAAAAGGAGCTACAAAAGCAGCAGAAACGTATCATGTGTTCTTCAACCGCTTAGAACCTATCTTAGAGATTGGCGAAGATAGGTTAAAAGAAATGCTAGAAATGCACCAAGAGATTATCACTATTTTAGAAAGGGAAGGTGCACGAGATTGA